Within Terriglobia bacterium, the genomic segment CCGGTCTTCATCTCGGCAATCTTGCCTTCATGCAGCACCATGCCGCCCACCAGTTGGACATCAAAGTGGCGCATGTTCAGCGTACGACGGCCGGCCTCGCGGCACAGCGCAAAGGCTTCCGGCAGCAGCTCGTCGAGCGTGGCGCCCTCGGCCAGGCGCTTCTTCAGCTCCTCGGTGCGGTGAGGGAATTCCGCGTCGTCCAGCTTCTGCATCTCCGGCTCAAGCGCGTTGATTTCCTCCACGCGCGCCAGCAGCCGCTTCAGCTCCCGCTCGTTCTTCGACCCGATGATTTTGCCGAGCCCGGTTTGAAAATATGTGCCCATGGTCCTCAGTGGCGGATTATTGTACCGGAACTAGTGCCGTAATAGGTGCCTTAAACGGTAGCAGAATAGGTAGCACAAAGGTATTTTACCTTTCCCCCGCACGATTGGCAAAGGCGTGCGGCCGCCCGCTCTCGCGGCATCGTTGTGCCTACTAGCTCCTGTCTCCTGACTTCTGGCTCCTGACTCCTGACTCCTGGCTGCCGGTTTGAGCGATTGAGTGATTTGCGAGTTGTGATTGGAAGAACGGATTTTCGGCGAGGCTAGCCGTCCCGCTTCCCGTCTCCTGCCTTCTAACTCCTGACTCCTGACTCCTGACTCCCGAATTGCCTTTGCTCCCTCCGCCGCCCCGGATTTTGCCCCGATTTTCTTCGTCTCCGGCTGGTTGTTCAGTGAGGTGGGAAGGAAAAGAGAATGCTGAGGTAGAAAAGGTCCGCGATGAAAGGCAGTAATGGCAAGTTGGGGACCAATCGGCCGATCGGCGCACACGCTATAAAGTGTCGAACCCGATAGCCTTTAGAAAGTCGAACGTCGGGTCATAATAAGCGGGATTGCGTGTCCAATCTTCTCCATCACCGGGTGGAACCACGATCACCATGCCTTGTCGGGCACGAGTCAGAAGGACTCGATAGGCATTCTTGAGGTAATTTTGCCGCTCCGCCTTGTTGATACGCTTCCAGCGATCTCCGACAAAGGACCAATGTTGCCAGCCCTTGGGCGTGTATCTGAAATCGGCGTCCCATGTAACGCACGCCCAGTCAAGCTCGAGGCCTTGTACGTGAAATTCGGTAGCAACATCCTCAAGATAGTATGAGGAACGCACGTCTTCTTTCCCGTTCAGGAACCAATGGATTGGGTTGACTGGCGTCTTTACATCTATCGCATGCGGCTTTAATCGCTCCGCCTGAGAAGAAACCACGATCCCATAGCGTTCCGAACCGCTTGCCTGCGATTTTAACCATTGTTTCGCCCTACTCAGTTCGCGGGTGACAACGATCGGATACTTAGTCCTCACTGTCTCCAGCGCCTTACAGGCTTCTTCGGCGTTGAGATCCAAGAGTTGCTTGACCATGTAGGACAGGTTTTCTGCGCGGAATGAGCGCATCGACACTGCAAGGTGCAGTTCGTCCTTACGCGTGACATTTGGTCGCTTCGCCAATTTTTGCAGAACTTCTCCTGCGCCGTACTCGCTGTCGGAGAGTTGGGCAGAAATGTGAATGTGCCAATCCGGAAATGAGCGGTTGAGAGACTCAATCCATTCTGCGATTCCTGCCTCGCCGGTGTTGATCTCCTGGCCACCGCCGACCAGACACACAATAACAGCCCAATCCACATGGCGATCAAGGCAGGAAATCAAGAATTCTGGCTCAGACTGATAGAAATTCGAGACGTGTTTCTTGCGGCGCATGAAGCTAGAGGTCTGCTCCAGATTCCACGCGCGTTGCGCCTCGTCAAACAACGCGACGTGCTCGATGGGTGCGGATTTCGGGTCACGAAGGCACTCGTCCCGGAAATGATGGACGTTCTGCACGAACATTTTTACCTCGCTCATTGCTTCACCCTTCCTGACCTTTCGTCCATTCCCCCTTT encodes:
- a CDS encoding DUF2075 domain-containing protein, which encodes MNRAYYSDSISNFLNSDVRTILGTIEFGNDFPSELTQRDAWVEEIQILQSVLRPYQGAIYFEYSIPRMGQRIDVVLLIGPAIFVLEFKVGEKEFPAHAVDQVWDYALDLKNFHETSHDCFMAPILIATKANTSSSIVAATPKHDGLLFPIRSSVGQLGNVIEQVLSFAEGADIEPKQWEAGRYCPTPTIIEAALALYSGHSVKEISRSDANAINLTQTSDSISSIIQSAKINSHKAVCFVTGVPGAGKTLVGLNIATTHIDKTNELYSVFLSGNGPLVAILREALARDKVRRERGNGRKVRKGEAMSEVKMFVQNVHHFRDECLRDPKSAPIEHVALFDEAQRAWNLEQTSSFMRRKKHVSNFYQSEPEFLISCLDRHVDWAVIVCLVGGGQEINTGEAGIAEWIESLNRSFPDWHIHISAQLSDSEYGAGEVLQKLAKRPNVTRKDELHLAVSMRSFRAENLSYMVKQLLDLNAEEACKALETVRTKYPIVVTRELSRAKQWLKSQASGSERYGIVVSSQAERLKPHAIDVKTPVNPIHWFLNGKEDVRSSYYLEDVATEFHVQGLELDWACVTWDADFRYTPKGWQHWSFVGDRWKRINKAERQNYLKNAYRVLLTRARQGMVIVVPPGDGEDWTRNPAYYDPTFDFLKAIGFDTL